The following are encoded in a window of Limibacillus sp. genomic DNA:
- the mutL gene encoding DNA mismatch repair endonuclease MutL, with translation MTEAPKAQATKTIRRLPESLVNRIAAGEVVERPASAVKELVENALDAGARRIEVSLREGGKALIVVTDDGRGMDREELALALERHATSKLPDGDLVNIRHLGFRGEALPSIAAVSRLTVASRAEGAEEAWSLSVEGGRPSAAKPAALQKGTRIEARDLFFSTPARLKFLKQDRTETGHVLDQLKRLAMAHPLVAFKLEEGGRSYLDLPAGQGDLFDARLKRLGAIMGREFQDNALPVEALREGIALTGFIGLPTLNRANSQQQYLFVNGRPVRDKLLYGAVRGAYRDFLAHDRHPLLALFLELPPEEVDVNVHPMKAEVRFRDQGLVRGLIVSACRHALAGAGHRASTTVSESALGSFRPQEGPRAGGPGGPGLPYGGGYAYRASHPAGGLAERARDFQSPLSGFDSAPAARAERIDPETGEIGEAQPAEDYPLGAARAQLHATYIVAQTADGIVIVDQHAAHERLVYERMKQQLDGKGVARQMLLIPEVVELEERDIDRLLERGDELAELGLVVERFGPGALVVRETPALLGEMNVKGMLNDLADELAEMDQALALKERLGEVCGTMACHGSVRAGRRLNGEEMNALLRQMEATPHSGQCNHGRPTYVELKLADIEKLFGRR, from the coding sequence ATGACCGAAGCACCCAAAGCCCAAGCAACCAAGACCATTCGGCGTCTGCCCGAGAGCCTGGTGAACCGCATCGCCGCCGGTGAAGTGGTGGAGCGCCCGGCCTCGGCTGTGAAGGAGCTGGTCGAAAACGCGCTGGACGCGGGCGCGCGCCGGATCGAGGTCTCCCTGCGCGAAGGCGGCAAGGCGCTGATCGTGGTGACCGATGACGGGCGCGGCATGGACCGCGAGGAACTGGCGCTGGCGCTGGAGCGCCATGCGACCTCCAAGCTTCCCGACGGCGACCTGGTCAACATCCGCCACCTGGGCTTCCGGGGAGAGGCGCTGCCCTCCATCGCCGCCGTCTCGCGCTTGACCGTGGCCAGCCGGGCCGAGGGCGCGGAGGAGGCCTGGAGTCTCTCGGTCGAGGGCGGACGCCCGAGCGCCGCCAAGCCCGCCGCCTTGCAGAAGGGCACGCGGATCGAGGCGCGCGACCTCTTCTTCTCCACCCCCGCCCGGCTCAAGTTCCTGAAGCAGGACCGCACCGAGACCGGACACGTGCTGGACCAGTTGAAGCGTCTGGCCATGGCGCACCCCCTGGTCGCCTTCAAGTTGGAGGAGGGCGGGCGCAGCTATCTCGACCTGCCGGCCGGACAGGGCGATCTCTTCGATGCGCGCCTGAAGCGCCTGGGCGCGATCATGGGCCGGGAGTTCCAGGACAACGCCCTGCCGGTCGAGGCGCTGCGCGAGGGCATCGCGCTCACCGGCTTCATCGGTCTGCCGACCCTCAACCGCGCCAACAGCCAGCAGCAGTATCTCTTCGTCAACGGCCGGCCGGTGCGCGACAAGCTGCTCTACGGCGCGGTGCGCGGCGCCTACCGGGACTTCCTGGCGCACGACCGCCACCCCCTGCTGGCGCTCTTCCTGGAGCTGCCGCCCGAGGAGGTGGACGTGAACGTGCACCCCATGAAGGCCGAGGTGCGCTTCCGGGACCAGGGGCTGGTGCGCGGCCTGATCGTCTCGGCCTGCCGCCACGCGCTGGCGGGGGCCGGTCACCGCGCCTCCACCACCGTCTCGGAGAGCGCGCTGGGCTCCTTCCGCCCGCAAGAGGGGCCGCGCGCCGGTGGTCCGGGCGGACCTGGGCTGCCCTACGGCGGCGGCTACGCCTACCGCGCCTCTCACCCCGCGGGCGGGCTCGCCGAGCGGGCCCGCGACTTCCAATCGCCGCTGAGCGGGTTTGACTCCGCGCCCGCCGCGCGCGCCGAGCGGATCGATCCCGAGACCGGGGAGATCGGAGAGGCGCAGCCTGCGGAGGACTACCCCCTGGGCGCTGCCCGCGCGCAGCTCCACGCCACCTACATCGTGGCCCAGACCGCCGACGGCATCGTGATCGTGGACCAGCACGCCGCCCACGAACGGCTGGTCTACGAGCGCATGAAGCAACAGCTCGACGGCAAGGGCGTCGCCCGTCAGATGCTCTTGATCCCCGAGGTGGTGGAGCTGGAGGAGCGCGACATCGACCGCCTGTTGGAGCGGGGCGATGAACTGGCCGAACTGGGCCTGGTGGTCGAGCGCTTCGGCCCCGGCGCGCTGGTGGTGCGCGAGACGCCCGCTCTGCTGGGCGAGATGAACGTCAAGGGCATGCTGAACGACCTCGCCGACGAACTGGCGGAGATGGATCAGGCGCTGGCGCTGAAGGAGCGGCTGGGCGAGGTCTGCGGCACCATGGCCTGCCACGGCTCGGTGCGCGCCGGGCGGCGGCTCAACGGGGAGGAGATGAACGCCCTCCTGCGCCAGATGGAGGCGACCCCCCACTCCGGCCAGTGCAACCACGGCCGCCCCACCTACGTGGAACTGAAACTCGCCGACATCGAGAAGCTGTTCGGGCGGCGCTAG
- a CDS encoding dihydroneopterin aldolase, whose product MTRPIPDPASLGCEVAGQKIVARNMVISCCIGYPDEERAQAQDLRFDVDLTVKPLRPLDDSINLVVDYGPLFDEMRAVCAESQPRLLEVLADQILAVFMSHELVEQAHVRIEKKSLYEDAEGVGVEVAWRRR is encoded by the coding sequence ATGACCCGCCCGATCCCCGACCCCGCATCTCTTGGCTGCGAGGTCGCCGGTCAGAAGATCGTCGCGCGCAACATGGTGATCTCCTGCTGCATCGGCTATCCCGACGAGGAGCGCGCGCAGGCTCAGGACCTACGCTTCGATGTGGACCTGACCGTCAAGCCCCTGCGGCCCCTGGACGATTCCATCAACCTGGTGGTCGACTATGGCCCCCTGTTCGACGAGATGCGGGCGGTCTGCGCGGAAAGCCAGCCCCGTCTCCTGGAAGTCCTGGCCGATCAGATCCTGGCCGTCTTCATGAGCCACGAGCTGGTCGAGCAGGCACACGTAAGAATTGAAAAGAAATCTCTCTATGAAGACGCGGAGGGCGTTGGCGTGGAGGTCGCCTGGCGGCGGCGTTGA
- a CDS encoding SDR family oxidoreductase, with protein sequence MTALKQHPDSYPQAALVTGAGKRIGRALAMALAQEGYAVAVHYNRSAAEAQSVVRAIHDKGGKAAAFKADLMVESEVEELLPAAKAKLGAIGVLVNNASTFEWDTALSTSRDSWDKAIEPNLRAPFVLSQAFARNLPEEAGGLIVNMLDERVWNLTQYFTSYTVAKAGLWTLTQTLALAFAPRIRVNGIGPGPALPSPRQTQAEFDRMAASMPLGRGTSPEEIADAFRFLLKAPSVTGQMIALDGGQHLGWALPQERKAPKE encoded by the coding sequence ATGACAGCCCTGAAACAACATCCCGACAGCTATCCTCAAGCAGCGCTGGTCACCGGCGCGGGCAAGCGCATCGGCCGCGCGCTGGCCATGGCCTTGGCCCAAGAGGGCTACGCGGTCGCCGTCCACTACAACAGGTCGGCCGCCGAGGCGCAGAGCGTCGTGCGCGCGATCCACGACAAGGGCGGCAAGGCCGCGGCCTTCAAGGCCGACCTGATGGTCGAAAGCGAGGTCGAGGAGCTGCTCCCCGCCGCCAAGGCGAAGCTCGGCGCGATCGGCGTGCTGGTCAACAACGCCTCGACCTTCGAATGGGACACCGCGCTCAGCACCAGCCGCGATTCCTGGGACAAGGCGATCGAGCCGAACCTGCGTGCGCCCTTCGTGCTGTCCCAGGCCTTCGCCCGCAACTTGCCGGAAGAAGCGGGCGGACTGATCGTCAACATGCTGGATGAGCGGGTTTGGAACCTGACCCAGTACTTCACCAGCTACACCGTCGCCAAGGCCGGGCTCTGGACCCTGACCCAGACCCTCGCGCTGGCCTTCGCCCCGCGCATCCGGGTGAACGGCATTGGCCCGGGACCGGCGCTTCCCAGCCCGCGCCAGACCCAGGCCGAGTTCGACCGCATGGCGGCCTCCATGCCGCTCGGACGGGGCACCTCGCCCGAGGAAATCGCCGATGCTTTTCGCTTCCTGTTGAAGGCGCCCTCGGTCACGGGGCAAATGATCGCCCTTGACGGCGGCCAGCACCTGGGGTGGGCTTTGCCCCAGGAGCGGAAGGCTCCCAAGGAATAG
- a CDS encoding pitrilysin family protein, translated as MKPRSAVLRHDRGPAQALGLLLLLTVALTLLIASLQQVRAAEVQRVVSPGGIEAWLIEDHSNPIFSMEFSFKGGTALDPADKPGTANMLAGLLDEGAGPYDSKTFRAKLENLSIQLSFSASRDRFSGSFQTLTENRAEALELLRLSLSEPRFDEEPVERIRGQILVGLSRQETDPRSIASRVLWKSFFPDHPYGNNSDGTVESVTEISVADLDGYRRQELTLDRLKIGVVGDITPEELGGILDLVFSSLPAEGSALPDETVSPQNLGETMVVEQEVPQSVVSFGHEGVLRGDPDYYTAYVVNYVLGGGGFSSRLFEEVREKRGLAYSVGSYLYPFDDAALLVGGTATANERVAESLAVIREEWARMAAEGPSAEELEHAKTYLTGSFPLRFSNSPRIAGMLVGMQQENLGIDYLDSRNAYIEAVTLEDAKRVAAELFQPDKLTVVVVGKPQDVEATRAAPEEAGPAPRG; from the coding sequence ATGAAACCCCGCAGCGCCGTCCTTCGCCACGACCGCGGACCCGCGCAGGCCCTGGGCTTGCTGCTGCTCCTGACCGTCGCTCTCACCCTCTTGATCGCGAGCCTTCAGCAGGTGCGCGCGGCCGAGGTGCAGCGGGTGGTGAGCCCGGGCGGCATCGAGGCCTGGCTGATCGAAGACCACAGCAACCCCATCTTCTCCATGGAGTTCTCCTTCAAGGGCGGGACCGCGCTGGACCCGGCGGATAAGCCGGGGACGGCCAACATGCTCGCCGGACTTCTGGACGAGGGCGCCGGCCCCTATGACTCCAAGACCTTCCGCGCGAAGCTGGAAAACCTCTCCATCCAGCTCTCCTTCTCCGCCAGCCGGGACCGCTTTTCCGGCAGCTTCCAGACCCTGACGGAGAACCGGGCGGAGGCGCTGGAGTTGTTGCGGCTCAGCCTTAGCGAGCCGCGCTTCGATGAGGAGCCGGTGGAGCGCATCCGCGGCCAGATCCTGGTTGGCCTGTCGCGCCAGGAGACCGATCCCCGATCGATCGCCTCGCGCGTGCTCTGGAAATCCTTCTTTCCCGATCACCCCTACGGCAACAACTCCGACGGCACCGTCGAGAGTGTGACTGAAATCTCCGTCGCGGACCTGGACGGCTACCGCCGCCAGGAGCTGACCCTGGACCGCCTCAAGATCGGCGTGGTGGGCGACATCACGCCCGAAGAACTGGGCGGAATTCTGGACCTGGTCTTCTCCAGCCTGCCGGCGGAGGGCAGTGCCTTGCCGGACGAGACGGTCTCCCCACAGAACCTGGGCGAGACAATGGTGGTGGAGCAGGAGGTGCCGCAGTCGGTGGTCTCCTTCGGGCATGAAGGCGTGCTGCGCGGCGACCCGGACTACTACACCGCCTACGTGGTGAACTACGTCCTGGGCGGTGGCGGCTTCTCCTCGCGGCTCTTCGAAGAGGTGCGCGAGAAACGCGGCCTCGCCTATTCGGTCGGCAGCTATCTCTATCCCTTCGACGATGCGGCGCTTCTGGTCGGCGGTACGGCGACCGCCAACGAGCGGGTCGCCGAATCCCTGGCCGTGATTCGCGAGGAGTGGGCGCGCATGGCCGCCGAGGGTCCGAGCGCCGAGGAACTGGAGCACGCCAAGACCTATCTGACCGGCTCCTTCCCCTTGCGCTTCTCCAACTCTCCGCGCATCGCGGGGATGCTGGTCGGCATGCAGCAGGAGAACCTGGGCATCGACTACCTGGACAGCCGCAACGCCTACATCGAGGCCGTGACCCTGGAGGACGCAAAGCGGGTCGCCGCCGAGCTGTTCCAGCCGGACAAGCTGACCGTGGTCGTGGTCGGCAAGCCGCAGGACGTGGAGGCGACCAGGGCGGCGCCCGAAGAGGCGGGTCCGGCCCCGCGCGGCTAG
- the msrB gene encoding peptide-methionine (R)-S-oxide reductase MsrB, which produces MTEKTFDKKELKKRLSPLAYQVTQEEGTERAFSGDLYNVKAAGSYNCVVCGSPLFSSEHKFDSRTGWPSFWQPVEEAAVGIKEDRKLWMKRTEVHCATCGAHQGHVFPDGPEPTGLRYCINSASLSFEPKKD; this is translated from the coding sequence ATGACCGAAAAGACCTTTGACAAGAAGGAACTGAAGAAGCGCCTCTCGCCGCTCGCCTATCAGGTGACGCAGGAAGAGGGCACCGAGCGCGCCTTCAGCGGCGACCTCTACAATGTGAAGGCCGCGGGCAGCTATAACTGCGTCGTTTGCGGCTCGCCCCTCTTCTCTTCCGAGCACAAGTTCGATTCCCGGACCGGCTGGCCCTCCTTCTGGCAGCCGGTGGAGGAAGCCGCGGTGGGCATCAAGGAAGACCGGAAACTCTGGATGAAGCGCACGGAAGTGCACTGCGCCACCTGCGGCGCGCACCAGGGCCACGTCTTCCCGGACGGGCCGGAGCCGACGGGCTTGCGTTACTGCATCAATTCCGCCTCTCTTTCCTTCGAACCCAAGAAGGATTGA
- the uvrC gene encoding excinuclease ABC subunit UvrC, which produces MVQRKGHRRQKDPTAGGKRAPRLLQEEKEAYQSGSEPAPSDVSAESIDPNAGAAAAKGLAGGVEAIRATWKTLPHQPGVYRMLDKRGEALYVGKARNLKKRVIAYTQIDKLPRRLQRMVAETKSMEVVTTASEVEALLLESNLIKRLMPRYNVLLRDDKSFPYILITRDHDYPQIAKHRGQHSQEGDYYGPFASAGAVNRTVTALEKAFLLRSCSDHVFANRKRPCLLYQIKRCSAPCVDRISRADYEALVKEATDFLSGRDSGIQRDLANRMERAAEAMDFEQAAVYRDRIRALSHIQSRQDINLEGMEDADVIALHEEGGQSCIQVFFFRAGRNYGNRAYFPSHDRAETPEDVMAAFVAQFYDNKPPPPLLLLSHKASEASLLAEALTSKATRKVRLLVPQRGEKRKVMEQALSNAREALARRLSESSAQRKLLAALGDLMGLDQTPERVEVYDNSHLMGTSPYGAMIVAGPEGFIKNSYRKFSIREAKTEGGKASGGDDYGMMREVMTRRFSRALKEDPERERGLWPDLVLLDGGKGQLSTALEVFEELGIADQPIAAVAKGPDRDAGRERIFLPGREPVLLPPREPLLYFIQRLRDEAHRFAIGSHRLGRKKAMAASPLDEIAGIGAKRKKALLLHFGSARAVSRAGVEDLMAVEGISETVAKKIHGHFNQA; this is translated from the coding sequence ATGGTTCAACGTAAAGGACACAGGCGGCAAAAAGACCCAACCGCAGGCGGCAAACGCGCGCCGCGCCTCCTCCAAGAGGAGAAGGAGGCCTACCAATCCGGTAGCGAGCCCGCACCGTCCGACGTCTCGGCGGAATCCATTGATCCGAATGCGGGCGCCGCCGCCGCGAAAGGTCTTGCGGGGGGCGTCGAGGCGATCCGCGCCACTTGGAAGACCCTGCCGCATCAGCCTGGCGTCTACCGCATGCTCGATAAGCGGGGCGAGGCGCTCTATGTGGGCAAGGCCCGCAATCTGAAGAAGCGGGTCATCGCCTACACCCAGATAGACAAGTTGCCGCGCCGCCTGCAGCGCATGGTCGCCGAGACCAAGTCCATGGAGGTGGTGACCACGGCCAGCGAGGTCGAGGCGCTGCTGCTGGAGAGCAATCTCATCAAGCGCCTCATGCCGCGCTACAACGTGCTGCTGCGCGACGACAAGTCCTTCCCATACATCCTGATCACCCGCGACCACGACTACCCGCAGATCGCCAAGCACCGCGGTCAGCACAGTCAGGAGGGGGACTACTACGGCCCCTTCGCCTCGGCGGGCGCGGTGAACCGGACGGTGACGGCGCTGGAGAAGGCCTTCCTGCTGCGCTCCTGCTCCGACCATGTCTTCGCCAACCGCAAGCGGCCCTGCCTGCTCTACCAGATCAAGCGCTGCTCGGCGCCCTGCGTGGACCGGATTTCGCGCGCCGACTACGAGGCGCTGGTGAAGGAGGCGACGGACTTCCTGTCGGGCCGGGACAGCGGCATCCAGCGCGATTTGGCCAACCGCATGGAGCGCGCCGCCGAGGCCATGGACTTCGAGCAGGCCGCCGTCTACCGCGACCGCATTCGCGCGCTCAGCCACATCCAGTCGCGCCAGGACATCAACCTGGAGGGCATGGAGGACGCCGACGTTATCGCGCTCCACGAGGAGGGCGGGCAGAGCTGCATCCAGGTCTTCTTCTTCCGCGCCGGGCGCAACTACGGCAACCGCGCCTACTTCCCCAGCCATGACAGGGCGGAGACGCCCGAGGACGTGATGGCCGCCTTCGTGGCGCAGTTCTACGACAACAAGCCGCCGCCCCCGCTGCTGCTGCTGAGCCACAAGGCGAGCGAGGCGTCGCTGCTGGCCGAGGCGCTGACCTCCAAGGCCACCCGCAAGGTGCGGCTGCTGGTCCCGCAGCGCGGGGAAAAGCGCAAGGTGATGGAGCAGGCGCTGAGCAACGCGCGTGAGGCGCTGGCCCGGCGTCTGTCGGAAAGCTCGGCGCAGCGGAAGCTGCTCGCCGCCCTCGGCGACCTCATGGGGCTCGACCAGACGCCGGAGCGGGTCGAGGTCTACGACAACTCCCACCTCATGGGCACCAGCCCCTACGGCGCCATGATCGTCGCGGGACCCGAGGGCTTCATCAAGAACAGCTACCGCAAGTTCTCGATCCGCGAGGCCAAGACCGAAGGCGGCAAGGCGAGCGGCGGCGACGACTACGGCATGATGCGCGAGGTCATGACCCGCCGCTTCTCCCGCGCGCTGAAGGAGGACCCGGAGCGCGAGCGCGGGCTCTGGCCTGACCTCGTCCTGCTGGACGGCGGCAAGGGCCAGCTCTCAACCGCGCTGGAGGTCTTCGAGGAGCTGGGCATCGCCGACCAGCCGATCGCCGCCGTCGCCAAGGGCCCCGACCGCGACGCGGGGCGCGAGCGCATCTTCCTGCCAGGCCGCGAGCCGGTCCTGCTGCCGCCGCGCGAGCCCCTGCTCTACTTCATCCAGCGGCTGCGTGACGAGGCCCACCGCTTCGCCATCGGCAGCCACCGCCTGGGCCGCAAGAAAGCCATGGCCGCCTCGCCCCTGGACGAGATCGCCGGCATCGGCGCCAAGCGCAAGAAGGCGCTGCTGCTGCACTTCGGCTCCGCCCGCGCCGTCTCGCGCGCCGGCGTCGAGGACCTTATGGCGGTGGAGGGAATCTCAGAGACGGTCGCGAAGAAGATCCACGGGCACTTCAATCAGGCCTGA
- a CDS encoding PA0069 family radical SAM protein has translation MSERVNKQERIKGRGAVSNASGRYERYAREHFEDDWGDGWNEEEGDAPRPPTRVLPDRSRSVIARNQSPDVPFDRSINPYRGCEHGCVYCFARPTHAYLGHSPGLDFETQLYAKHDAAGLLRQELAKPKYRVAPIALGANTDPYQPLERKLRITREVIEVLAEAKHPLTIVTKSALVLRDLDLLAPLAEQKLVRVCLSVTTLDKGLARVMEPRAATPARRLQAIEGLSAAGVPVTLLAAPIIPALNDQELEAILEAGAAAGAGHAGYVLLRLPLELKELFEEWLETHYPDRKERVLSRLRAMRGGELYDSRFGKRQTGEGEEARLLAQRLQASCKRLGLQPNRQAWALTSELFRPPAADGRQLSFL, from the coding sequence ATGAGCGAGAGGGTGAACAAGCAGGAGCGGATCAAGGGCCGGGGCGCCGTCTCCAACGCCTCCGGCCGCTATGAGCGTTACGCCCGCGAGCACTTCGAGGACGACTGGGGCGACGGCTGGAACGAGGAGGAGGGCGACGCGCCGCGACCGCCCACCCGGGTCCTGCCGGACCGCAGCCGCAGCGTGATCGCGCGCAACCAGTCGCCGGACGTTCCCTTCGACCGTTCGATCAACCCCTACAGGGGCTGCGAGCACGGCTGCGTCTACTGCTTTGCGCGCCCGACCCATGCCTATCTGGGGCATTCGCCCGGCCTGGATTTCGAAACCCAGCTCTACGCCAAGCATGACGCCGCCGGGCTGCTGCGCCAGGAGCTCGCCAAACCCAAGTACCGGGTCGCCCCCATCGCCCTGGGCGCGAACACCGACCCCTATCAGCCGCTGGAGCGCAAGCTGAGGATCACCCGCGAGGTGATCGAGGTGCTGGCCGAGGCGAAGCATCCGCTCACCATCGTCACCAAGTCGGCGCTGGTGCTGCGCGACCTCGATCTGCTGGCGCCCCTGGCGGAGCAGAAACTGGTGCGCGTCTGCCTCTCCGTCACAACGCTCGACAAGGGCCTGGCGCGGGTGATGGAACCGCGCGCGGCCACGCCCGCGCGGCGCCTTCAGGCGATCGAGGGGCTGAGTGCGGCGGGCGTGCCCGTGACCCTGCTCGCCGCCCCCATCATCCCCGCGCTCAACGATCAGGAGCTGGAAGCGATTCTGGAGGCCGGCGCCGCCGCCGGGGCCGGGCACGCGGGCTATGTGCTGCTGCGCTTGCCGCTGGAGCTGAAGGAGCTCTTCGAGGAGTGGCTGGAAACCCACTATCCCGACCGCAAGGAGCGGGTGCTTTCCCGCCTCAGGGCCATGCGCGGCGGGGAGCTCTACGACTCGCGCTTCGGCAAGCGCCAGACCGGAGAGGGCGAGGAAGCGCGGCTTCTGGCCCAGCGGCTTCAGGCGAGCTGCAAGCGGCTCGGCCTGCAACCCAACCGCCAGGCCTGGGCCCTGACCAGCGAGCTATTCCGGCCGCCCGCCGCGGACGGGCGGCAGCTCTCCTTCCTTTAG
- a CDS encoding pitrilysin family protein, translating to MKVPAFLGSVLTGLALLAAVAATLPVGKAEAGVFDPESFTLDNGLQVVVINNSRAPIVTHMIWYKVGAADEPPGKSGVAHFLEHLMFKGTDKLEPGEFSEIVARNGGQENAFTSWDYTGYYQTVAADRLEIMMANEADRMTNLQLSDEVVLPELQVVLEERRSRVDNEPGGQLGEMARASLFLNHPYGTPIIGWPQEVSQLTTEDALTFYKDWYRPNNAVVVIAGDITVEEVRPLAERTYGQVAAGPVPERKRLSEPPQTAPRRAVLESDRVRQPSLGIDYLAPGYNSPGGEHAYALQVLSELLGGAASARLYSKLVVDEGLAVSAGSYYDASALDRSVFGLYASPRQGVELEDLEAALRAEIALLLKEGVSEQEVADAKKRLTAAAIYARDDLSTGARVLGEALASGRSIEQVESWPESIEAVTREEVEAAARAVLQINHSVTRELRAEPTS from the coding sequence ATGAAGGTTCCCGCATTCCTCGGCAGCGTTCTGACAGGCTTGGCGCTTTTGGCCGCCGTGGCCGCGACGCTGCCGGTCGGCAAGGCTGAAGCCGGGGTTTTCGACCCGGAGAGCTTCACGCTCGACAACGGTCTTCAGGTCGTGGTGATCAACAATTCCCGCGCGCCCATCGTCACCCACATGATCTGGTACAAGGTGGGCGCCGCCGACGAGCCGCCGGGCAAGTCCGGGGTCGCGCACTTCCTGGAACACCTGATGTTCAAGGGGACCGACAAGCTGGAGCCCGGCGAGTTCAGCGAGATCGTCGCGCGCAACGGCGGGCAGGAGAACGCCTTCACTTCCTGGGACTACACCGGATACTACCAGACCGTGGCCGCGGACCGGCTGGAGATCATGATGGCCAACGAGGCCGACCGCATGACCAACCTCCAGCTCTCCGACGAGGTGGTGCTGCCGGAGTTGCAGGTGGTGCTGGAAGAGCGACGCAGCCGCGTCGACAACGAGCCGGGCGGCCAGTTGGGCGAAATGGCCCGCGCCAGCCTGTTCCTGAACCACCCCTACGGCACGCCCATCATCGGCTGGCCCCAGGAGGTGAGCCAACTCACCACCGAGGACGCCCTGACCTTCTATAAGGACTGGTACCGCCCCAACAACGCCGTGGTTGTGATCGCGGGCGACATCACCGTGGAAGAGGTGCGCCCGCTGGCCGAGCGCACCTACGGCCAGGTCGCCGCCGGTCCGGTGCCCGAGCGTAAGCGCCTCAGCGAGCCGCCCCAGACCGCGCCCCGCCGCGCCGTTCTGGAGAGCGACCGGGTGCGCCAGCCCTCACTTGGCATCGACTATCTGGCGCCGGGCTACAACAGCCCCGGCGGCGAGCATGCCTATGCCTTGCAGGTCCTGTCCGAACTGCTGGGGGGCGCCGCCAGCGCCCGGCTCTACAGCAAGCTGGTGGTGGATGAAGGGCTCGCGGTGAGCGCGGGCAGCTACTACGACGCCTCTGCCCTCGATCGCAGCGTCTTCGGCCTCTACGCTTCGCCGCGGCAGGGCGTGGAGCTAGAGGATTTGGAGGCCGCCTTGCGCGCCGAGATCGCTCTTCTGCTCAAGGAGGGCGTGAGCGAGCAGGAGGTGGCGGACGCCAAGAAGCGCCTGACCGCCGCCGCCATCTACGCGCGCGACGACCTCTCGACCGGCGCACGCGTGCTGGGTGAGGCCCTGGCTTCCGGCCGCAGCATCGAACAGGTGGAAAGCTGGCCTGAGTCCATCGAGGCGGTGACCCGCGAGGAGGTCGAAGCCGCCGCCCGCGCGGTCTTGCAGATCAACCATTCGGTGACGCGCGAACTGCGCGCGGAGCCCACGTCATGA